The genomic DNA GGTGATTGAACTGGCACGATCCATTCGGACGTATATTGAAAGACCAGGTGATCACGCCTGCCTGGCTGTCCCAAAGAAACCTGCCACCCATGCAACCAACGCTGAGGTCGAAGAGCTGGAGGCAACTCTCCCGCTTCAGGATCTGATTAAAAAAGCAGTAGCCGGAGCAGCCAGGATAACTGCCCTCTCTGGCTCAATCATTGACGGTTAGCCCGTTTTCTGCTGCAATAGAGGTAAAGACCTCTGCGGTATACTCTGCCTGGACTCTCGACATTCCGTAGGTATTGAATTTCCAGACCTTTGTCGCACCGGGGATCACCCCGCTTATCCCTCTCTTTGCAAGTGCACTCGAGAGGAAGAATCCCCGTTTCTTGTGTGTTGCTGCAACCCGGTCAAAGGATTCGCGTGTATCAATTCTGGTCAGGGTATGCCTTCTGGGCATCTCGGAGAGGATTGTTGTCCCCTCAATTGAGCAGAGTGCATCGATAATGATCCCGGCATTCTCCAGTTCCCGATCAAATGCAGAAACCCGCTCCTTCACATGGGGAAACGATGCCATCATTCCCATCAGGGTGACGCCCATCAGGGTGCAGCCCATCATCGAGACCTCCTTGATTCCAAAGGTCCTGCCGGTCAGGTCTCCCTTCACAGCGGTTGTTGCAAAGATGCGGTCAGCATACTCTTCGGTTGTTGCGACAAGCCCGGATGGTGCCGGTGCTGCCATCGATTTATGGCCGGATCCGATGACAAAATCGACACCGAGGTCTTTCCCACTGACAGGAAGGATGCCGACGGTATAGGCTCCGTTATAGAGCACCGGGATATCATAGCTGTGTGCGACCTCTGCGATCCCTTTCACCTCGTGATGATTGCCAAACTGGTAGTCCACCCCCTCGACAAAGAGCAGTGCCGGTCTCCTGCCGTCAGTTCTGATCACCTTCTCGATTGTTTCTGCTGTGGCATTGGCGGTGATCTGGTTTTTTGGATTTTTTGGGATCTCACGGGGAACTCCCCCAACCGACTCAACAGCCATAAACTCGGTATAGTGGGAGAGCGAGGTGAGGATCACGGGATCGCCCTTCTGCACCATCCCCTGGCAGACCGCCTGGAAGCCCCGGCGGGCTCCAGGTACAACCCGGCAGGTATCCATTGAGAGCCAGGAAGCGAGATCGGCATGGAAATCTGCAATAGCTGGCTTTTTGATATAATCAAGCCTGAACGGCTTTCTGCAGTTATCACAGACCGAGTATCCGTCGCCGTAGGCGATCACCGCTTTCATCGCATCAGCAGTGAGCCGCCCGCCAACCTGGATTGGGTCAATGTTAATCGTCATCTCGTCGTTTTGCCGGACATCGATATCGCCTGCACACCGCATACTCAGATCAGCTCCTCTTCCAGTATATCGACCTGGCGCCGCACGCTCTTCAGCAGCTTTTCTGCTTTCTGCTTCTCTTCAGCACTCAGCTGGTGGAATGGTGCCGTTTCCCGGAGCATCATCCTGATATCAGTCAGGAGGAAGAGTGACTGAAAGAGTGCATCAGTTGCACGTTGTGACATGGTACTGGATCATTATGCTGCCTTCCCTTTTACTTTCACCCTCCATTCCCAGCACTTAATTCTCTCTGAGTAGAAGATACGATCAATGAAGATCATCCACATCGCCGATACCCATCTTGGCGTCACCGCCTTCT from Methanocalculus natronophilus includes the following:
- a CDS encoding aminotransferase class V-fold PLP-dependent enzyme: MRCAGDIDVRQNDEMTINIDPIQVGGRLTADAMKAVIAYGDGYSVCDNCRKPFRLDYIKKPAIADFHADLASWLSMDTCRVVPGARRGFQAVCQGMVQKGDPVILTSLSHYTEFMAVESVGGVPREIPKNPKNQITANATAETIEKVIRTDGRRPALLFVEGVDYQFGNHHEVKGIAEVAHSYDIPVLYNGAYTVGILPVSGKDLGVDFVIGSGHKSMAAPAPSGLVATTEEYADRIFATTAVKGDLTGRTFGIKEVSMMGCTLMGVTLMGMMASFPHVKERVSAFDRELENAGIIIDALCSIEGTTILSEMPRRHTLTRIDTRESFDRVAATHKKRGFFLSSALAKRGISGVIPGATKVWKFNTYGMSRVQAEYTAEVFTSIAAENGLTVND